A single genomic interval of bacterium harbors:
- the ahcY gene encoding adenosylhomocysteinase, with translation MKYNIKNKSLASEGLKRIEWAESKMPVLRLIRERFKKERPLKNKRIGCCLHVTTETANLIITLRAGGADVYLTASNPLSTQDDVAAALAIQGIGVFAVKGESRSHYYANMAQVMNRRPHILIDDGADLISTVHKKRLPGVVGGTEETTTGVIRLKQMEADKVLQFPIVAVNDSLTKHLFDNRYGTGQSTIDGILRATNILISGCNFVVAGYGWCGRGLAMRAKGHGATVMVTEVDPVKALEARMDGYLVMPMAEAARTGDVFVTVTGDINVIRKDHMLKMKDGAIISNSGHFDVEIDKVGLKKISRKKRLIRTSCEEYTLKNKKRIYLLAEGRLVNLAAAEGHPAMVMDMSFANQALAAEYLFNNPKLKKRVHSLPPAIDNEIASLKLKSMGIKIDKLTPEQIKYLSSWEMGT, from the coding sequence ATGAAATACAACATTAAGAACAAATCCCTGGCTTCTGAAGGATTGAAACGGATTGAATGGGCCGAGTCCAAAATGCCGGTCCTGCGTTTGATCCGCGAGCGCTTCAAAAAAGAGCGTCCCTTGAAGAATAAACGGATCGGCTGCTGCCTCCATGTCACGACCGAGACCGCGAACCTTATCATCACTCTGCGCGCCGGCGGCGCCGATGTCTACCTAACCGCGTCCAATCCCCTGTCGACCCAGGACGACGTGGCGGCAGCGCTGGCAATACAGGGTATCGGAGTTTTTGCGGTCAAGGGTGAATCTCGCAGCCACTACTACGCGAACATGGCGCAGGTTATGAATCGGCGGCCCCATATACTTATTGACGACGGCGCCGACCTGATCTCGACCGTCCACAAGAAAAGATTGCCCGGCGTCGTCGGCGGCACCGAGGAAACGACCACCGGCGTGATCAGGCTAAAACAGATGGAAGCGGACAAAGTCCTGCAGTTCCCGATCGTCGCGGTCAACGATTCCCTGACCAAGCACCTGTTCGACAACCGGTACGGCACGGGCCAGTCGACCATTGACGGTATCCTGCGCGCGACCAATATCCTGATCAGCGGGTGCAACTTCGTCGTGGCCGGTTACGGCTGGTGTGGCCGCGGCCTGGCGATGAGGGCCAAGGGGCATGGCGCCACTGTCATGGTCACTGAGGTCGATCCGGTAAAAGCCCTGGAAGCAAGGATGGATGGCTACCTGGTCATGCCCATGGCCGAGGCAGCAAGGACCGGCGACGTGTTCGTCACGGTCACGGGCGACATCAACGTAATCAGAAAAGACCACATGCTGAAAATGAAGGACGGCGCCATAATCAGCAACTCGGGGCATTTCGACGTGGAGATCGACAAGGTCGGGCTCAAAAAGATATCCCGCAAGAAACGGTTGATCAGGACTTCCTGCGAAGAATACACGCTGAAGAATAAAAAACGCATTTACCTGCTGGCCGAAGGAAGGCTCGTGAACCTTGCCGCGGCCGAAGGCCACCCGGCAATGGTCATGGACATGTCGTTCGCGAACCAGGCGCTGGCCGCGGAATACCTTTTCAATAATCCTAAACTGAAAAAGCGTGTGCATTCCCTGCCCCCTGCCATCGACAACGAAATCGCCAGCCTTAAGCTGAAGTCCATGGGTATCAAGATCGACAAACTCACGCCCGAGCAGATCAAATACCTCTCGTCCTGGGAAATGGGAACGTGA
- the metK gene encoding methionine adenosyltransferase — protein sequence MGRHFITSESVTEGHPDKICDQSADSILDAILEKDPFGRVACEALTTRGMIFVAGEISTACYVDIADTIRALLFEIGYTDTDMGIDAHTCAIISAIQEQSHDIAMGVNIGGAGDQGMMFGYAVNETKELMPLPVMLAHKIVRRLAEVRKTNVVNYLRPDGKAQVTVEYDGHTPVRVDTVVLSAQHHPDVKNEKLHAELKKIIIDEIIPQKFIDDKTKIFINPTGRFVIGGPQGDTGVTGRKIIVDTYGGAGRNGGGCFSGKDPTKVDRSAAYMARYVAKNLVAAGVCAKIEVALAYSIGVAEPVAINVDTHGTNKINEDKIAGILKKLFDFTPQGIIDKLNLRRPIYKKTACYGHFGREEEGFTWEICDMADAIKREAGL from the coding sequence ATGGGACGCCATTTCATAACATCGGAATCCGTGACTGAAGGGCATCCGGACAAGATCTGCGACCAGAGCGCCGATTCGATCCTCGATGCCATACTTGAAAAAGATCCTTTTGGACGGGTCGCGTGCGAAGCGCTTACTACCCGTGGTATGATCTTTGTCGCCGGCGAGATCTCGACCGCGTGCTACGTCGACATAGCGGACACTATCCGTGCCTTGCTGTTTGAGATCGGCTATACGGACACTGACATGGGCATCGATGCCCACACGTGCGCGATCATATCCGCGATCCAGGAACAGTCGCATGATATCGCGATGGGCGTGAATATCGGCGGCGCGGGCGACCAGGGCATGATGTTTGGCTATGCCGTGAATGAAACCAAGGAACTTATGCCCCTCCCCGTCATGCTGGCGCATAAGATCGTACGCAGGCTGGCTGAGGTCAGGAAGACGAATGTCGTCAATTATCTGCGCCCCGACGGCAAAGCGCAGGTTACGGTCGAGTACGACGGGCATACACCGGTACGCGTGGACACGGTCGTGCTTTCTGCTCAACACCATCCCGACGTCAAGAACGAAAAACTCCACGCAGAGTTGAAAAAGATCATCATCGACGAGATCATCCCTCAGAAGTTCATCGATGACAAGACAAAAATATTCATTAATCCGACCGGCCGGTTCGTGATCGGCGGGCCTCAGGGAGATACCGGTGTCACCGGCCGTAAGATCATAGTCGACACCTACGGCGGGGCCGGACGCAACGGCGGGGGCTGTTTCTCCGGCAAGGACCCGACCAAGGTCGACCGCTCGGCGGCATACATGGCGCGTTACGTGGCGAAAAACCTGGTAGCCGCGGGCGTCTGCGCCAAGATCGAGGTGGCGCTCGCCTATTCCATCGGCGTCGCCGAACCGGTGGCGATCAATGTCGATACCCACGGCACCAATAAGATCAATGAAGACAAGATCGCCGGCATCTTGAAAAAACTTTTCGACTTCACGCCGCAGGGTATCATCGACAAGCTGAACCTGCGCCGGCCGATCTATAAAAAGACCGCCTGTTACGGCCATTTCGGCCGCGAAGAAGAGGGCTTTACCTGGGAGATCTGCGATATGGCCGATGCGATAAAACGGGAAGCGGGTCTATGA
- a CDS encoding adenylate/guanylate cyclase domain-containing protein: MTKKDTITNDVLINAIASYLPRILVTQADKDELKMGKKIQAAVLMADISGFTAFSEKLKGMGRQGSEEVTKVVNSYFAPFLSIIFKYGGDLINFSGDAMNVIFTADRNASSKEMRALAAVQEMHRIIESFGEIHTLVGVFNLGLHVGLHCGEIILLELGDGSIGHKLAMLGPILNRVYELTEEAESGETFVSDEFLKEAGSGISAIRKKAGMHLVKHPRKTATGIKTAPVQDVLQSLTSESARLDHLALYLPHGLINKIKADPTLSRISGEHRHAATIFLNISGLDYYQDPSATGKLRAFFARLQQIVKKYDGIIAKIDFSTTGERLMVVYGAPVAHEDDEQRAVNTALEILPVAEPYKISLRIGINSGSVFAGDVGSSKRREYTVMGDEVNLAARLMDLARTQEITISDSVRSRVRGYFELTPVKPVRVKGKELTVNTSMVLKKIARAEAKTSWLSHSEAIVGRHEERKLIDSTIAAVRDRSGRILSIVGEAGIGKSRLVREVFQSCSQRGFKIFVGNCESFGKDMSYYPLQAVLADYFGFDKNDTRELRVEKISNIMTGIDPSLREWTPIIGENIGVTIDETPFTRSLDAKLRQQRFFDLTVDLLTSETKKQPVAVIIEDIHWADNASLLLINYLARNIKEHAVLLCCAYRPFDTPLAFTEHEFHTEMKLAEFSSDITADLVKSLLDITEVPTALLQFMADRTHGNPLFIEEMTKVLIENDVLSIEESKLKVQEDLSRISVPDRLESLIMSRIDNLGEDIKNTIQYASVIGKEFTGDTIQSIFPNPEILQQSLRALNEHDLLIPTKEGYGFKHVITQEVAYESLSFDTRKMLHRTIGDYIEEKVQADPESSFAILAHHFYKGEAWEKAFSYSIEAGDRAKKSYANLEALAHYDRSLEILDRMDKAGMLPDLMKKVLAEIKS, encoded by the coding sequence ATGACCAAGAAAGACACGATCACAAATGACGTGCTAATAAATGCCATCGCGAGCTATCTACCCCGCATCCTGGTCACCCAGGCTGATAAAGACGAACTCAAAATGGGCAAGAAGATCCAGGCCGCGGTCCTGATGGCCGACATATCGGGGTTCACGGCTTTTTCCGAGAAACTCAAGGGCATGGGCCGTCAGGGTTCCGAGGAAGTCACCAAGGTGGTCAATAGTTATTTTGCACCCTTTCTAAGCATAATTTTCAAATATGGCGGCGACCTGATAAATTTTTCCGGCGACGCGATGAATGTCATATTCACGGCTGACCGCAATGCCAGTTCCAAGGAAATGAGGGCGTTGGCAGCGGTTCAGGAAATGCACCGGATCATCGAAAGCTTTGGCGAGATCCACACGCTGGTCGGCGTGTTCAATCTCGGACTGCACGTCGGCCTGCACTGCGGTGAGATCATCCTGCTCGAGCTCGGCGATGGATCGATCGGGCATAAACTCGCGATGCTCGGTCCGATCCTCAACCGCGTTTACGAACTTACCGAGGAAGCGGAATCCGGTGAGACTTTTGTCAGCGACGAATTCCTGAAAGAGGCAGGGTCGGGGATATCGGCAATAAGGAAAAAAGCAGGGATGCACCTTGTCAAGCATCCGCGGAAAACGGCCACCGGCATCAAAACAGCACCGGTTCAAGATGTCCTGCAGTCCTTGACCTCCGAAAGCGCCCGCCTCGATCACCTTGCCCTGTACCTGCCGCACGGTCTGATCAATAAAATCAAGGCCGACCCAACCCTGTCGCGGATCAGCGGTGAGCACCGGCATGCGGCCACGATATTTTTGAATATCTCGGGGCTGGATTATTACCAGGATCCTTCGGCCACTGGCAAATTGCGGGCGTTCTTCGCGCGTCTGCAGCAGATCGTCAAGAAGTACGACGGCATAATCGCTAAGATCGATTTCAGCACCACAGGGGAGCGCCTGATGGTCGTGTACGGAGCCCCCGTCGCTCACGAGGATGACGAACAGCGCGCCGTCAATACCGCGCTCGAGATCCTGCCTGTGGCCGAACCGTATAAGATCTCCCTGCGGATCGGCATCAACAGCGGGTCGGTCTTCGCCGGCGACGTCGGTTCGAGCAAGCGCCGCGAATACACGGTCATGGGCGATGAGGTCAATCTGGCGGCCAGGCTCATGGATCTTGCGCGTACGCAGGAGATCACCATCAGTGACAGCGTGCGTTCCCGGGTCCGCGGATATTTTGAGCTCACGCCGGTAAAACCGGTCCGCGTGAAAGGCAAAGAACTGACGGTCAACACGTCGATGGTCCTTAAGAAGATCGCCCGGGCCGAGGCCAAAACCTCATGGCTCAGCCATAGCGAGGCGATCGTGGGACGGCATGAAGAAAGAAAGCTCATCGACAGCACCATCGCCGCGGTCCGGGACCGAAGCGGACGCATTTTATCGATCGTCGGCGAAGCCGGCATCGGTAAATCGCGCCTGGTGCGCGAAGTGTTCCAATCCTGCAGCCAGCGCGGCTTCAAGATCTTCGTCGGCAACTGCGAATCTTTCGGTAAGGATATGTCGTACTATCCCCTGCAGGCCGTACTGGCGGATTATTTCGGCTTTGACAAGAATGATACGCGCGAGCTCCGCGTCGAAAAGATCTCGAATATAATGACCGGCATCGACCCATCGCTCAGAGAGTGGACGCCTATAATCGGCGAAAATATCGGCGTGACCATCGACGAAACGCCCTTCACCAGATCCCTCGATGCCAAGTTGCGCCAGCAGAGGTTTTTTGACCTGACGGTCGACCTTCTCACAAGCGAAACGAAGAAGCAACCGGTGGCGGTCATTATCGAAGACATTCACTGGGCCGATAACGCTTCGCTCTTGCTTATCAATTATCTGGCGCGTAATATCAAAGAGCACGCGGTACTCCTGTGCTGCGCGTACCGTCCGTTTGATACACCCCTGGCTTTCACCGAGCATGAATTCCACACCGAGATGAAACTCGCCGAATTCTCGAGCGACATCACTGCCGACCTGGTCAAATCGCTCCTTGATATCACCGAGGTCCCGACCGCTTTACTGCAGTTCATGGCAGACCGGACCCACGGCAATCCCCTGTTCATCGAGGAAATGACGAAAGTGCTGATCGAAAACGACGTTTTGAGCATCGAGGAAAGCAAGCTGAAGGTCCAGGAAGACCTCTCGCGGATCTCGGTGCCGGACCGCCTGGAAAGCCTGATCATGAGCAGGATCGACAATCTGGGTGAGGATATCAAAAACACCATCCAGTATGCCTCGGTGATCGGGAAAGAATTCACCGGCGACACGATCCAGTCCATATTCCCCAACCCGGAAATCCTCCAGCAAAGCCTGCGCGCTTTGAACGAGCATGATCTCCTGATCCCGACAAAAGAAGGCTATGGCTTCAAGCATGTCATTACCCAGGAAGTGGCGTACGAAAGCCTGTCTTTTGACACCCGCAAGATGCTCCATCGGACCATCGGTGATTATATCGAAGAAAAAGTGCAGGCAGACCCGGAATCGTCCTTTGCCATCCTGGCGCACCATTTTTACAAGGGCGAAGCCTGGGAAAAGGCTTTCAGCTATTCGATCGAGGCCGGCGATCGCGCCAAGAAAAGCTACGCTAATCTGGAAGCGCTGGCGCATTATGACCGATCCCTCGAGATTCTGGACCGCATGGACAAGGCCGGTATGCTCCCCGATCTCATGAAGAAAGTATTAGCGGAGATCAAATCTTGA
- a CDS encoding heavy metal translocating P-type ATPase, with product MIDAKPDKPVLHRDPVCGMEITEADEAGRYEYHGVTYHFCNQNCLDRFKADPERFLAKPKLILDESLVKKIPGRTETVIMPVSGMSCASCVLTIEKTINSLPGVANVAVNFAAEKAVIEYDKKITTLTDIKKAIKDVGYDVPEEHEAGEDRSASEWRKAKARLITAWAITLPIIVLMLLEMGFGVMIHGMDMIMLVLGALVVAVPGFATLRSAVNALRNGAASMDVLIGMGTVTALATGVLRIFHVPIENYAGISGMIMAFHLTGRYIETVSRGRASQAIQRLVQLGAKTARIQSEGQEKEVPVAQLKIGDVMIVKPGEKIPTDGVVANGESSVDESMATGESMPVKKGVGDQVIGATLNQQGLLSIKATKVGKDTFLAQVIKLVEECQGTKIPIQAFADQVTARFVPVILALALLVFAVWVFGGQHLRPVLFWARYFLPWVNPQLNPLSLAVFAAVAVLVIACPCALGLATPTALMVGTGIGAEKGILFRSGEAVQTLKDIKAVVFDKTGTITKGRPEVTDIISTGEGMTENDVLAYAAALESGSEHPLASAIVEWARVHGIRFDPPGHFAAHSGKGASGIVRGKEVVIGGGKFMEEMRIDQGLFHKKALALEQEAKTAVLVAVGGKLAGIIGVADTIKDDSAAALSALKAMGIELVMLTGDNELTGRAIAAKVGIERVVANVLPGDKQMEIERLQKELGLVAMVGDGINDAPALKQANVGIAIGTGTDIAIESSDVTLVRGSLTAVVTAIKLSRATFKKIKQNLFWALFYNVIAVPLAMLGMMHPLIAEIAMAFSSINVVTNSISLRRVRL from the coding sequence ATGATTGACGCCAAGCCAGATAAGCCGGTCTTGCATCGCGATCCGGTTTGCGGAATGGAGATAACAGAAGCAGACGAAGCCGGGCGCTACGAGTATCATGGTGTTACCTATCATTTTTGCAACCAGAACTGCCTGGACCGTTTCAAGGCGGATCCGGAAAGGTTCCTCGCAAAGCCCAAGCTGATCCTGGATGAAAGTCTGGTGAAGAAGATCCCGGGAAGAACCGAGACCGTCATAATGCCGGTATCAGGCATGTCGTGCGCGAGCTGCGTGCTGACCATTGAAAAGACCATCAATAGCCTCCCCGGAGTCGCTAATGTCGCGGTCAATTTCGCGGCTGAAAAGGCCGTCATCGAATACGACAAGAAGATCACCACGTTGACGGATATCAAGAAAGCGATCAAGGATGTCGGGTATGACGTACCTGAAGAACATGAGGCCGGAGAGGACCGCTCGGCAAGCGAATGGCGGAAAGCGAAAGCAAGACTTATCACGGCCTGGGCCATAACGCTGCCGATCATTGTGTTGATGCTGCTGGAGATGGGTTTTGGCGTGATGATCCATGGCATGGACATGATCATGCTGGTTCTTGGAGCCCTGGTGGTCGCGGTACCAGGTTTTGCGACGCTGCGTTCTGCGGTGAACGCGCTTCGCAATGGCGCGGCTTCGATGGATGTGTTGATCGGCATGGGCACGGTAACCGCTCTTGCGACCGGCGTCTTGCGTATTTTTCACGTGCCGATCGAGAACTACGCCGGGATCTCCGGTATGATCATGGCGTTTCACCTGACCGGACGCTATATCGAGACCGTGTCCAGGGGACGGGCATCCCAGGCGATCCAGCGCCTCGTCCAGCTGGGCGCCAAGACCGCGAGGATCCAAAGCGAGGGGCAGGAAAAAGAGGTCCCGGTCGCCCAGCTCAAGATCGGCGACGTCATGATCGTGAAACCCGGGGAAAAGATACCGACGGACGGCGTGGTCGCTAATGGTGAATCCAGCGTTGACGAGTCGATGGCGACCGGCGAGTCCATGCCCGTGAAAAAGGGTGTTGGGGATCAAGTTATCGGCGCGACCCTGAACCAGCAGGGGTTGTTGTCGATCAAGGCGACCAAGGTCGGCAAAGACACATTCCTCGCGCAGGTGATCAAACTGGTCGAGGAATGTCAGGGCACCAAGATCCCGATCCAGGCATTCGCCGACCAGGTCACGGCTCGGTTCGTGCCGGTCATTCTCGCCTTGGCACTGCTCGTGTTCGCCGTGTGGGTCTTCGGGGGACAGCATCTACGGCCGGTCCTGTTCTGGGCTCGGTATTTTTTGCCCTGGGTCAACCCGCAGCTTAATCCTTTGTCCCTGGCCGTGTTCGCCGCCGTCGCGGTCCTGGTCATCGCTTGTCCCTGCGCGCTGGGTTTAGCAACACCGACCGCCCTGATGGTCGGTACCGGGATCGGCGCCGAGAAAGGCATCTTGTTCCGCTCGGGCGAAGCGGTCCAGACATTGAAGGACATTAAGGCGGTTGTATTTGACAAGACCGGCACGATAACGAAAGGCCGGCCCGAGGTGACCGATATCATCAGCACGGGCGAGGGGATGACCGAAAATGATGTTCTTGCCTATGCCGCTGCGCTGGAGTCGGGTTCTGAACACCCGCTGGCAAGCGCGATCGTCGAATGGGCACGCGTGCACGGCATCCGGTTCGATCCACCCGGACATTTCGCGGCGCATTCAGGGAAAGGCGCCAGCGGTATCGTGCGGGGTAAGGAAGTCGTTATCGGCGGCGGCAAATTCATGGAGGAAATGAGAATAGATCAAGGTTTGTTCCATAAAAAGGCATTGGCGCTCGAGCAGGAAGCAAAAACCGCGGTCCTCGTGGCGGTCGGGGGAAAATTGGCCGGTATTATCGGCGTCGCCGATACGATCAAGGATGATTCAGCCGCTGCGTTGTCGGCGCTGAAAGCGATGGGTATCGAACTGGTGATGCTGACCGGCGACAACGAGCTGACCGGCAGGGCGATCGCGGCCAAGGTCGGGATCGAACGCGTGGTCGCCAATGTCCTGCCCGGCGACAAACAAATGGAGATCGAAAGGCTGCAGAAGGAATTGGGGTTGGTAGCGATGGTCGGCGATGGTATTAACGATGCGCCCGCCCTGAAGCAGGCGAACGTCGGCATTGCCATCGGCACCGGGACCGATATCGCTATCGAATCGTCGGACGTGACGCTGGTCAGGGGTAGCCTGACGGCCGTGGTCACAGCGATTAAGCTGTCGCGCGCTACTTTTAAGAAAATAAAACAGAACTTGTTCTGGGCGCTGTTCTACAACGTCATCGCGGTACCGCTCGCCATGCTCGGCATGATGCATCCGCTCATCGCCGAGATCGCCATGGCGTTCAGTTCGATCAACGTGGTGACCAATTCCATCAGCCTGCGCCGGGTCCGGTTATGA
- a CDS encoding formate--tetrahydrofolate ligase — protein MKPDIEIAQQTKLLPIRELTAKLGINDDFVLPNGNYKAKISLRFFDAIKQRPDGKLILVTAITPTAYGEGKTTVSIGLSMALNNRGKSSIVAIRQPSLGPVFGIKGGAAGGGYAQVLPMEDINLHFTGDIHAVAAAHNLLAALLDNHIHFGNALNVDEREIMLKRTMDMNDRALRNIVVGLGGKPNGPAREEGFIITAASEVMAILALSGSLAELKERLGRMLVAFDMAGKPVAACDLNACGSMAVLLKDAIKPNLVQTIAHTPAFIHAGPFANIAHGTSSIVATKMALKLSDYVVTEAGFGSDLGAEKFVDIVCRTAGFTVDAAVIVATVRALKLHGGAPEKDLKAGTMENLKKGFANLAKHIENVKKFGIPAIVAINVFEGDTADEIAEVRNFCTGQKVPCAEVRSFDLGAEGALELADAVTAVMAGEKSTQQTIYDLEDPVEQKIEKIATEIYGANRVIYTPKAEKDLKKIEKSGFNNLAVCIAKTNRSLSDDPTVYGRPENFKIAITDVTISAGAGFLVPHAGEIMLMPGLAKAPNAVRIDIDAAGKITGLS, from the coding sequence ATGAAACCAGATATTGAGATCGCGCAGCAGACCAAGCTCTTGCCGATCCGAGAATTGACTGCGAAACTGGGAATAAACGACGATTTTGTGTTGCCCAACGGTAATTATAAGGCGAAAATATCGTTGCGGTTTTTTGACGCGATCAAACAGCGTCCGGACGGCAAGCTCATCCTGGTAACGGCGATCACGCCGACCGCGTACGGCGAAGGAAAGACCACGGTCTCGATAGGACTGAGCATGGCCCTGAATAATCGCGGCAAAAGCTCGATCGTGGCGATACGCCAACCGTCGCTGGGACCGGTCTTCGGGATCAAGGGCGGGGCAGCCGGCGGCGGGTATGCCCAGGTCCTGCCCATGGAGGATATCAACCTCCATTTCACGGGCGATATCCACGCGGTGGCCGCGGCGCACAACCTGCTGGCGGCACTGCTTGACAACCATATCCATTTTGGCAACGCTCTGAACGTCGACGAGCGCGAGATCATGTTGAAACGGACCATGGATATGAACGACCGTGCCCTGCGCAATATCGTAGTCGGTCTTGGCGGCAAGCCGAACGGGCCGGCCCGGGAGGAAGGTTTTATCATTACTGCGGCGAGCGAAGTTATGGCGATCCTGGCGCTGTCCGGTTCGCTTGCCGAACTCAAGGAGCGGCTGGGCAGGATGCTGGTCGCCTTTGACATGGCCGGCAAGCCGGTCGCAGCCTGCGATCTGAATGCCTGCGGTTCCATGGCGGTTCTGCTCAAGGACGCCATCAAGCCCAACCTGGTCCAGACGATAGCGCACACGCCGGCATTCATCCATGCCGGGCCGTTCGCCAACATCGCCCACGGCACCAGCAGCATTGTTGCGACGAAAATGGCATTGAAACTGTCCGACTACGTGGTTACTGAAGCCGGTTTTGGATCGGACTTAGGAGCGGAAAAGTTCGTTGATATCGTGTGCCGGACTGCCGGGTTCACCGTGGACGCCGCGGTCATCGTGGCAACCGTAAGGGCGTTGAAACTCCATGGCGGAGCTCCGGAAAAGGATTTGAAGGCAGGCACGATGGAAAATTTGAAGAAAGGATTTGCCAACCTCGCCAAGCATATCGAGAATGTGAAAAAATTCGGCATCCCGGCCATTGTAGCGATAAACGTGTTCGAAGGCGATACGGCAGATGAGATCGCAGAAGTAAGAAATTTCTGCACGGGACAGAAGGTCCCGTGTGCTGAAGTCCGCTCCTTTGATTTGGGGGCAGAGGGCGCTTTGGAACTGGCTGATGCCGTGACCGCGGTGATGGCCGGTGAAAAAAGTACGCAGCAGACGATATATGATTTGGAGGACCCGGTCGAACAAAAGATCGAGAAGATCGCGACTGAAATTTACGGCGCGAACCGCGTCATCTACACTCCCAAGGCCGAGAAAGACCTGAAAAAGATAGAAAAATCAGGGTTTAACAACCTCGCCGTGTGCATTGCCAAGACCAACCGCTCGCTGAGCGATGATCCAACGGTCTACGGGCGTCCGGAAAACTTCAAGATTGCCATCACCGACGTAACGATCTCGGCGGGCGCCGGGTTTTTGGTGCCGCACGCGGGTGAGATCATGCTTATGCCGGGCCTGGCCAAGGCCCCCAACGCCGTTCGGATCGATATCGACGCGGCCGGCAAAATCACCGGCCTGTCGTAA